One window of Cryptosporangium phraense genomic DNA carries:
- a CDS encoding metallophosphoesterase family protein, whose protein sequence is MRTSVAIFLVALVGATIGMQLGGRAEVEIGPFQMQLAAQPSLHGGSQLRIPPLGAISIQDHAGPVRLVARVDGLNESETRQLIADPARIEEATDLTTGDVKSAITTLALRAVGAGFLGALLLGAVAFRDVRRTLITGGVSLVLLAGSGGIAAATLNPASLSQPRYEGLLTNVPALIGDARSIYDNYGHYQSQLVGILTNMSKVYEAVSTLPTYQPDPNTIRVMHVSDLHNNPTSWRVISTIGSQFQVNAVFDTGDLTDWGSAAEANLYASNITALKVPYVFIRGNHDSDDVARAVAANRNAVVLDDQVREVAGLVVAGVGSSRFTPDKTTGDDNAGKAVEAEAGERLAKTVLRYNRENDKSVDVMMVHEPAAAEPLKDHGPLILAGHTHERKVEALDKDTLLMIEGSTGAAGLRGLQGDTPKSFEMTVLYFAQDGELKAYDEITVSGSGQSQVELRRVIVGQSNGAFPSATVTATPSGTVTASTPPPANTAPVIPSPTPTSSVSPTS, encoded by the coding sequence ATGCGGACCAGCGTGGCGATCTTCCTGGTCGCGCTCGTCGGAGCGACGATCGGGATGCAGCTCGGCGGGCGCGCCGAGGTCGAGATCGGGCCGTTCCAGATGCAGCTGGCGGCGCAGCCGTCGCTGCACGGCGGGTCCCAGCTGCGGATCCCGCCGCTCGGCGCGATCTCGATCCAGGATCACGCCGGTCCGGTCCGGCTGGTCGCCCGGGTCGACGGGCTGAACGAGTCGGAGACCCGGCAGCTGATCGCCGACCCGGCGCGCATCGAGGAGGCCACCGACCTCACGACCGGCGACGTGAAGTCGGCGATCACCACGCTCGCGCTGCGCGCGGTCGGCGCCGGCTTCCTCGGCGCGCTGCTGCTCGGCGCGGTCGCGTTCCGGGACGTCCGGCGGACGCTGATCACCGGCGGGGTCTCGCTCGTGCTGCTGGCCGGCAGCGGTGGGATCGCCGCGGCCACGCTCAACCCGGCCAGCCTGAGCCAGCCGCGCTACGAGGGCCTGCTGACGAACGTCCCGGCGCTGATCGGTGACGCCCGCTCGATCTACGACAACTACGGCCACTACCAGAGCCAGCTGGTCGGGATCCTGACCAACATGAGCAAGGTCTACGAGGCCGTCTCGACGCTCCCGACCTACCAGCCGGACCCGAACACGATCCGGGTCATGCACGTCAGCGACCTGCACAACAACCCGACGTCCTGGCGGGTGATCAGCACGATCGGCAGCCAGTTCCAGGTCAACGCGGTGTTCGACACCGGCGACCTGACCGACTGGGGCAGCGCCGCCGAGGCGAACCTGTACGCGTCGAACATCACCGCGCTGAAGGTCCCGTACGTCTTCATCCGCGGGAACCACGACTCCGACGACGTGGCCCGGGCGGTCGCGGCGAACCGCAACGCGGTGGTGCTCGACGACCAGGTCCGGGAGGTCGCCGGGCTGGTCGTGGCCGGGGTCGGCAGCAGCCGGTTCACCCCCGACAAGACGACCGGCGACGACAACGCGGGCAAGGCGGTCGAAGCCGAGGCCGGCGAGCGGCTGGCCAAGACCGTGCTGCGCTACAACCGCGAGAACGACAAGTCGGTCGACGTCATGATGGTGCACGAGCCGGCCGCGGCCGAGCCGCTGAAGGACCACGGGCCGCTGATCCTGGCCGGGCACACGCACGAGCGGAAAGTCGAGGCGCTCGACAAGGACACGCTGCTGATGATCGAGGGGTCGACCGGCGCCGCGGGCCTGCGCGGCCTGCAGGGCGACACCCCGAAGTCGTTCGAGATGACCGTGCTGTACTTCGCGCAGGACGGGGAGCTGAAGGCGTACGACGAGATCACGGTGAGCGGGTCGGGGCAGTCGCAGGTGGAGCTGCGGCGGGTGATCGTCGGGCAGTCGAACGGCGCGTTCCCGTCGGCGACGGTGACCGCGACGCCGAGCGGCACGGTCACCGCCTCGACGCCTCCTCCGGCGAACACCGCGCCGGTGATCCCGTCTCCCACGCCTACTTCGTCGGTGTCACCCACCTCTTGA